From Haloarcula hispanica ATCC 33960, the proteins below share one genomic window:
- a CDS encoding outer membrane protein assembly factor BamB family protein, which produces MTEYSRRTVLTGLTGVVGSLAGCGYRPGPGDKKWETADDGGRLVTLVDGTLFEVTFDATRFVDDYPVGAVARYTLADGTRLGRFEFKGVATDWASDGAHLYVGTEASHVVAVAGDGRAWTETVDHPVASVAAADGRVYVGTDGGRIVAFDGESGAERWSKSLPVPTDPSKSDLPTVGAGHGSLAVDWGTSEESQLDVYAPDGSVLWDQPLQRSLNGRPHVRGDTVYARSEFLRAFNRDSGTPRWVNKGTTIPDGPLRFSRDGEIVYIPERHALIAIATADGEELWRFNDERLAAMERGRSEFEIDLGATGAVPAPDGASVFLNTKHHGLFQFGTDGTLRWHEPRLDFSFLYAVTEDIIVHSGTEAIVARYR; this is translated from the coding sequence GTGACGGAGTACAGCCGCCGAACGGTTCTTACGGGCCTGACCGGCGTTGTCGGGTCGCTCGCCGGGTGTGGCTATCGCCCCGGCCCGGGCGATAAGAAGTGGGAAACCGCCGACGACGGCGGCCGGCTGGTCACGTTGGTTGACGGGACGCTGTTCGAAGTGACGTTCGATGCGACGCGCTTCGTTGACGACTACCCGGTAGGCGCTGTTGCTCGATACACACTCGCTGATGGGACCAGATTGGGTCGCTTCGAGTTCAAGGGCGTAGCTACGGACTGGGCCAGCGACGGAGCCCACCTATACGTTGGAACGGAAGCCAGCCACGTCGTCGCGGTGGCCGGCGACGGACGAGCCTGGACGGAAACCGTCGACCACCCAGTAGCCAGTGTCGCCGCTGCTGACGGCCGTGTGTACGTCGGGACCGACGGCGGACGCATCGTTGCCTTCGACGGCGAGAGCGGCGCAGAGCGGTGGTCGAAGTCGCTTCCGGTCCCCACTGACCCATCCAAGAGCGACCTGCCGACAGTCGGTGCGGGACACGGCAGCCTCGCTGTCGACTGGGGGACCAGCGAGGAGTCCCAACTCGACGTGTACGCCCCGGATGGTTCGGTTCTGTGGGACCAGCCCCTACAGCGGAGCCTCAACGGCCGGCCGCACGTGCGCGGTGACACGGTTTACGCCCGCTCGGAATTCCTCCGGGCGTTCAACCGCGACTCGGGGACACCCCGCTGGGTGAACAAGGGCACCACTATTCCGGATGGACCGTTGCGGTTCAGCCGTGACGGCGAAATCGTCTACATTCCGGAGCGTCACGCCCTGATAGCGATTGCCACCGCCGATGGCGAAGAACTGTGGCGGTTCAATGATGAGCGGTTGGCGGCCATGGAACGAGGGCGAAGCGAATTCGAGATAGATCTCGGGGCAACGGGCGCGGTCCCGGCCCCAGACGGCGCGTCAGTGTTTCTCAACACGAAGCACCACGGGCTGTTTCAGTTTGGGACCGACGGCACTCTCCGCTGGCACGAGCCTCGTCTCGACTTCAGTTTTCTCTACGCAGTTACCGAGGACATCATAGTCCACTCGGGGACCGAAGCAATCGTCGCTCGCTACCGCTAG
- a CDS encoding DUF7527 domain-containing protein: MSTRTVERIDGWESVPFDGGFAGLQDLAGQEFSGAVITGPTRLFMLNGTVVGVLDGTIEDFEDASGTAKRSPHEALPLLAVMQERADEVKAQYYTEDTALADVDQTLSSGNFTGFIELSENVLSGDYYTVYHQGRSMSVAWVGNSDNLITDDEAFETANDEVGIYEVMPVDIEPIEIPEPPESAADEQSADPAAAGVDPLDAGDETAVADVPTDEGAVDSTPTETAAPDEPTPQDDASDELADPSPDPVGDTEAGGTDEAEQAQTAAESTPDRGPASSGPPGSKAAGATPGRSRRSSESDEQSSVDEKPNADSRSDSGATDRAATDTDTATRTEPNNDAVERETRVRETAEETEPNRPATDPSQTQESQQASARNAPAQSDQTASTDRRAEPTDSKPNQSTESRPSKAQTGTGAATSTPDAGSGGSTTDLETRSVPSLDPNKSGGARESMTTSVSPTQTPPKGGQQASTPRRDQPAQDDSAPSTESSVQGPAPAQESRSTPAKDPQPAETPKAQPSTEDQRQSPADEEPTPHEQERVAELESELEQRAETVSELESELTDLEATNQELRDERDRLESELADARAEIDRLEEQLDEQDDTAAGGTRLSVGEAINGTNLFVRYDSKGKATLEEAKDGEASREEVEANLRLEYHTQFEAEGATVNGTPFEEFLEDSIQYRFVNWLIRNLLYEIRDTGHAGAMKDLYEGLPAIDRAELNGNVTVTYTEDGQENRSQERFDVVVRDRMGNPLVVANINDSREPASEGQMSDLIRNAERVGNASGSLASAFLVTSSFFEPGALETAEEATSSGLFNRDKRKSFVNLSRKEGFHLCLLEARNQEFHLAVPEL, translated from the coding sequence ATGAGTACACGCACGGTCGAACGGATCGACGGCTGGGAGTCGGTTCCGTTCGACGGCGGGTTCGCGGGCCTGCAAGACCTCGCCGGGCAGGAGTTCTCCGGCGCGGTCATCACGGGTCCGACGCGCCTGTTCATGTTGAACGGGACCGTCGTCGGCGTCCTCGACGGCACTATCGAGGACTTCGAGGACGCGTCGGGAACAGCCAAGCGATCGCCCCACGAGGCCTTGCCCCTGCTTGCAGTGATGCAGGAGCGGGCCGACGAGGTGAAAGCGCAGTACTACACCGAAGACACCGCGCTTGCAGACGTCGATCAGACCCTGTCGAGCGGCAACTTTACGGGCTTTATCGAACTTTCAGAGAACGTCCTCTCGGGGGACTACTACACTGTCTACCACCAGGGCCGCTCGATGAGCGTGGCGTGGGTCGGGAACTCAGACAATCTCATCACCGACGACGAGGCGTTCGAGACGGCCAACGACGAGGTCGGCATCTACGAGGTCATGCCGGTCGACATCGAGCCGATCGAGATTCCGGAACCGCCGGAATCCGCGGCGGACGAGCAGTCAGCGGACCCGGCGGCCGCCGGCGTCGATCCGCTCGACGCTGGTGACGAGACGGCTGTCGCCGACGTACCCACCGACGAGGGTGCGGTGGATAGCACGCCGACAGAGACGGCAGCACCGGACGAACCGACACCACAGGACGACGCCAGCGATGAACTGGCGGACCCATCCCCGGACCCCGTCGGAGATACCGAAGCCGGTGGAACCGACGAGGCTGAACAGGCCCAGACCGCAGCAGAGTCGACACCGGACCGCGGCCCTGCAAGCAGCGGCCCGCCGGGGTCGAAAGCCGCCGGTGCGACTCCGGGCCGGTCCCGCCGCAGTTCCGAGTCGGACGAGCAATCGAGCGTGGACGAGAAGCCGAATGCGGACAGCCGGTCAGACAGCGGAGCGACCGATCGGGCGGCGACAGATACTGACACCGCGACACGGACGGAACCGAACAACGACGCCGTCGAACGGGAGACCAGAGTGCGTGAGACTGCCGAGGAGACCGAACCGAATCGCCCGGCGACGGACCCGTCACAAACGCAGGAATCCCAGCAGGCGAGTGCTCGGAACGCCCCGGCACAGAGCGACCAGACGGCTTCGACGGACCGTCGCGCCGAACCGACCGACTCGAAACCGAACCAGAGCACCGAGTCACGGCCGTCCAAGGCACAAACCGGGACTGGAGCGGCAACGTCGACGCCGGACGCCGGTTCTGGCGGGTCAACCACGGACCTGGAGACGCGCTCGGTCCCGTCGCTGGACCCGAACAAATCCGGGGGTGCTCGGGAAAGCATGACAACCAGCGTGTCCCCCACCCAGACGCCACCGAAAGGTGGGCAACAGGCATCGACGCCGCGACGTGACCAGCCAGCACAGGACGACTCGGCACCGTCGACCGAATCCAGTGTACAGGGACCAGCACCGGCACAGGAGAGCCGTAGCACACCTGCGAAAGACCCACAGCCGGCCGAGACGCCCAAGGCCCAGCCTTCGACAGAGGACCAGCGCCAGTCGCCTGCCGACGAAGAGCCGACACCGCACGAGCAGGAGCGCGTCGCGGAACTGGAGTCCGAACTGGAACAGCGGGCCGAGACGGTGTCGGAACTCGAATCCGAACTCACAGATCTGGAAGCCACGAACCAGGAACTCCGGGACGAGCGCGACCGCCTGGAGTCGGAGCTAGCCGACGCACGGGCCGAGATCGACCGGCTGGAGGAGCAACTCGACGAGCAGGACGACACCGCTGCGGGTGGCACCCGGCTCAGCGTCGGCGAGGCGATAAACGGGACGAACCTCTTCGTCAGGTACGACTCGAAGGGCAAAGCGACGCTGGAGGAAGCCAAGGACGGCGAGGCGAGTCGCGAGGAAGTCGAGGCGAACCTCAGGCTGGAGTACCACACGCAGTTCGAGGCCGAGGGCGCCACGGTCAACGGGACGCCCTTCGAGGAGTTCCTCGAGGACAGCATCCAGTACCGCTTCGTCAACTGGCTCATCCGGAACCTCCTCTACGAGATTCGGGACACCGGCCACGCGGGAGCGATGAAGGACCTCTACGAGGGCCTTCCGGCTATCGACCGCGCCGAACTGAACGGCAACGTCACGGTGACCTACACGGAGGACGGCCAGGAGAACCGCTCGCAGGAGCGGTTCGACGTCGTCGTCCGCGACCGGATGGGGAACCCGCTGGTCGTCGCCAACATCAACGACTCGCGTGAGCCGGCCTCCGAGGGCCAGATGTCGGACCTCATCCGGAACGCCGAGCGGGTCGGCAACGCCTCCGGATCGCTTGCGTCGGCGTTTCTCGTCACGAGCAGCTTCTTCGAGCCGGGGGCGCTCGAAACCGCCGAAGAAGCCACTTCCAGTGGGCTGTTCAACCGCGATAAGCGGAAGAGCTTCGTGAACCTCTCGCGCAAGGAGGGCTTTCACCTCTGTCTGTTAGAAGCGAGAAACCAGGAGTTCCACCTGGCGGTCCCGGAACTCTGA
- a CDS encoding adenylosuccinate synthase — protein sequence MTVTIVGSQLGDEGKGGIVDLYGDDVDVVARYQGGDNAGHTVVHEGEEYKLSLVPSGAIRGKVGVLGNGCVVNPRTLFDEIDTLQERGLDPDVRIAERAHVILPFHRVLDGIEEELKSETDDEVGTTGRGIGPTYEDKAGRRGVRVGDLLDPDVLRERLEYVVPQKRAVVEDVYDLDVDELDDPDAFDVDAIFEEFREFGRRFEAEDMTVNAGAFLSATIDEGQNVMLEGAQGTIIDIDHGNYPYVTSSNPTAGGAATGTGLSPGVVGDGEVIGIVKAYLTRVGSGPLPTELGGVVGDTPGYDEQGEGENEELANYIREEGGEYGTVTGRPRRVGWLDLPMLRHSTRVSGFTGIAINHLDVLAGLDEVKVGHTYTLDGEELASMPATTEQWKRCEANFKSFDGWPEVDWADAADGGYDALPENAKGYVEYIESELDTPAYAIGVGPGRGETIVREQPF from the coding sequence ATGACCGTAACCATCGTCGGCTCACAGCTCGGCGACGAAGGGAAGGGCGGCATCGTCGACCTGTACGGCGACGACGTGGACGTCGTCGCGCGCTATCAGGGCGGCGACAACGCCGGCCACACCGTCGTCCACGAGGGCGAGGAGTACAAGCTCTCGCTGGTTCCGAGCGGAGCCATCCGCGGCAAGGTCGGCGTCCTCGGCAACGGGTGCGTCGTCAATCCGCGAACGCTGTTCGACGAGATAGACACGCTCCAGGAACGCGGCCTCGACCCGGACGTTCGCATCGCCGAACGAGCACACGTCATTCTCCCGTTCCACCGCGTGCTCGACGGTATCGAGGAGGAACTAAAAAGCGAAACGGATGACGAAGTCGGGACAACGGGCCGCGGTATCGGCCCGACCTACGAGGACAAGGCCGGCCGGCGCGGCGTCCGCGTCGGCGACCTGCTCGACCCGGACGTGCTCCGGGAGCGCCTCGAATACGTCGTTCCGCAGAAGCGGGCCGTCGTCGAGGACGTGTACGACCTCGATGTCGACGAGCTTGACGATCCGGACGCCTTCGACGTGGACGCCATCTTCGAGGAGTTCCGCGAGTTCGGCCGTCGCTTCGAGGCCGAGGACATGACCGTCAACGCTGGGGCCTTCCTCAGCGCGACCATCGACGAGGGCCAGAACGTCATGCTGGAGGGCGCACAGGGGACAATCATCGACATCGACCACGGGAACTACCCCTACGTCACGTCATCGAACCCGACGGCCGGCGGCGCGGCGACCGGGACCGGACTCAGTCCCGGTGTCGTCGGCGACGGCGAAGTCATCGGGATCGTGAAGGCATACCTCACCCGTGTCGGAAGTGGCCCGCTGCCGACCGAACTCGGCGGCGTCGTCGGCGACACACCCGGCTACGACGAGCAAGGCGAAGGCGAGAACGAGGAGCTGGCGAACTACATCCGCGAGGAAGGCGGCGAGTACGGGACCGTTACCGGCCGCCCGCGACGTGTCGGTTGGCTCGACCTGCCGATGTTGCGCCACTCCACGCGCGTATCCGGCTTCACCGGCATCGCCATCAACCACCTCGACGTGCTCGCCGGCCTCGATGAAGTGAAAGTCGGTCACACGTACACGCTCGACGGCGAGGAACTGGCGTCGATGCCCGCGACGACCGAGCAGTGGAAGCGCTGTGAAGCCAACTTCAAGTCCTTCGACGGCTGGCCCGAGGTCGACTGGGCGGACGCCGCCGACGGGGGGTACGACGCACTCCCCGAGAACGCGAAGGGCTACGTCGAATACATCGAATCCGAACTCGACACGCCGGCCTACGCCATCGGCGTCGGCCCCGGTCGCGGCGAAACCATCGTCCGCGAACAGCCGTTTTAA
- the cysS gene encoding cysteine--tRNA ligase, giving the protein MTLRVTNTLTGEKEPFEPRDPDSVLLYYCGLTTSDPPHLGHARGWVHVDVMARWLDHLGYDVHHVENFTDVNEKIVARVGEDGDSEESVARHYVGQVIDDMRSLNLGRAEVYPRVSEHVPEIIDLVERLIEQGHAYEANGSVYFDVTSFEDYGKLSNQSVDDIESQGEDTEGEKRHPADFALWKAGGVDPEDIAEHQHPEAAPAEEACQTAQTWDSPWGEGRPGWHIECSAMSMTHLDESIDIHVGGQDLVFPHHENEVAQSEAATGKQFAKYWLHVRLLETEEEKMSSSLGNYFTVADAVEEFGSDVLRTFLLSTAYTSRATYSDETISEAEERWDRLSRGYERAAEACDSVDAYAKVTDETLRDAVADARSAFEAAMNDDFNTREAMTALLDLTAAVNSHLDAHEQRDYQGLRRAVETFEELGGGILGLAFGDDDSGDVSLAGDVVDLVLDIREQEREAGNYERADELRDELEALGVEVQDTDDGPTYRL; this is encoded by the coding sequence ATGACGCTTCGTGTGACGAACACGTTGACCGGTGAGAAAGAGCCCTTCGAGCCGCGCGACCCCGACTCCGTGCTGTTGTACTACTGTGGGTTGACGACCTCCGACCCACCCCACCTCGGGCACGCGCGCGGCTGGGTCCATGTCGACGTGATGGCCCGATGGCTCGACCACCTGGGCTATGACGTCCACCACGTCGAGAACTTCACCGACGTCAACGAGAAGATCGTCGCCCGCGTCGGCGAGGACGGCGACAGCGAGGAGAGCGTGGCCCGCCACTACGTCGGGCAGGTCATCGACGATATGCGCTCGCTCAACCTCGGCCGCGCGGAGGTGTACCCCCGCGTCTCCGAACACGTCCCGGAGATTATCGACCTCGTTGAGCGACTCATCGAGCAGGGCCACGCCTACGAAGCCAACGGCTCTGTCTACTTCGACGTGACCAGCTTCGAGGACTACGGCAAGCTCTCGAACCAGTCCGTCGACGACATCGAGTCCCAGGGCGAAGACACCGAAGGGGAGAAACGCCACCCGGCCGACTTCGCGCTCTGGAAGGCCGGCGGCGTCGACCCGGAGGACATCGCCGAACATCAGCACCCCGAGGCCGCACCCGCCGAAGAGGCCTGCCAGACAGCACAAACCTGGGACTCCCCATGGGGCGAGGGGCGACCCGGCTGGCACATCGAGTGCTCGGCGATGTCCATGACCCACCTCGACGAGTCTATCGACATCCACGTCGGCGGGCAGGATCTCGTCTTCCCCCACCACGAGAACGAGGTGGCCCAGAGCGAGGCCGCGACCGGAAAGCAGTTCGCGAAGTACTGGCTCCACGTCCGCCTGCTTGAAACCGAGGAGGAGAAGATGTCCTCCTCGCTTGGCAACTACTTCACCGTCGCCGATGCCGTCGAGGAGTTCGGCTCCGACGTGCTTCGGACCTTCCTGCTGTCGACGGCCTACACCTCGCGGGCGACCTACAGCGACGAGACCATCTCGGAGGCTGAAGAGCGCTGGGACCGCCTCTCTCGCGGCTACGAGCGAGCGGCCGAGGCCTGCGACAGCGTGGACGCCTACGCGAAGGTAACCGACGAGACGCTTCGTGACGCTGTCGCAGACGCCCGCTCGGCGTTCGAGGCCGCGATGAACGACGACTTCAACACGCGGGAGGCGATGACCGCGCTGCTCGACCTGACGGCCGCAGTGAACTCCCACCTGGATGCCCACGAGCAACGGGACTACCAGGGGCTCCGCCGCGCTGTCGAGACGTTCGAGGAACTCGGCGGCGGCATCCTCGGGCTGGCGTTCGGCGACGACGACAGCGGCGACGTGTCGCTTGCCGGCGACGTGGTCGATCTGGTTCTGGACATCCGCGAGCAGGAGCGAGAGGCCGGTAACTACGAACGCGCCGACGAACTCCGGGACGAACTGGAAGCGCTCGGCGTCGAGGTGCAGGACACCGACGACGGGCCGACCTACCGGCTCTGA
- a CDS encoding DUF7523 family protein, which translates to MSLAAATRDAVRERPFLYDALRAGIVNYTAAARTLDIDGEEEAVATALRRFAEELPTDPPHDSDARVSMQSGLGRVESPDAESAAVLTVGDAAFADGAGSLTGIVATGDLSAAALAEVLGRLRATGISTEAAGVTDDALVVVVSRRAGPDALRVVEATVQG; encoded by the coding sequence ATGTCACTCGCAGCCGCGACCAGGGATGCCGTCCGCGAGCGGCCGTTTCTCTACGACGCACTCCGGGCGGGCATCGTCAACTACACGGCCGCCGCACGTACGCTCGACATCGACGGCGAGGAGGAAGCTGTCGCGACTGCGCTCCGTCGGTTCGCCGAGGAACTGCCCACCGACCCGCCACACGACAGCGACGCCAGGGTCTCGATGCAGAGCGGGCTTGGCCGGGTCGAGTCCCCCGATGCTGAGTCGGCCGCCGTCCTCACAGTCGGCGACGCCGCCTTCGCCGATGGCGCCGGGTCGCTGACTGGCATCGTCGCCACCGGTGACCTCTCGGCGGCGGCGCTGGCCGAGGTGCTGGGACGCCTGCGAGCGACCGGTATCTCGACCGAGGCCGCCGGCGTCACCGACGACGCGCTCGTCGTGGTAGTGAGCCGCCGCGCGGGACCGGACGCGCTCCGAGTGGTCGAAGCGACTGTACAGGGGTGA
- a CDS encoding M48 family metalloprotease — MATAVVLVGLLPVGFVYAGLALVNTAGIWLAKLATDWVLAGEFYIEPWLVAGGVVVGFAAQLAVGDTIALRALDARPVGPDDEPGLVENVTRLAQSVNLPAPAVAIADSDAPNAFTVGRSPDSATLVLTTGLLDALDDDERDAVIAHELAHIKNRDATVMSLSYVLPTLTYSLAASTLGLLQAIPGAFTGFRHTDSDSARGLLLGIFILTVSALLTLAVSAVFWLASFTLFRVLSRYREYAADRGAVAITGDPAALASALATIDDEMAAAPDHDLRAQDGGLDALYIAPIDETQFKDAPDFVANDVFPQTHPPTEARIERLEAMTTEGPT, encoded by the coding sequence ATGGCGACTGCTGTCGTCCTTGTGGGACTCCTCCCGGTGGGGTTCGTCTACGCAGGCCTTGCACTCGTGAACACGGCCGGAATATGGCTGGCGAAGCTAGCCACCGACTGGGTGCTGGCCGGCGAGTTCTACATCGAGCCGTGGCTGGTCGCTGGCGGCGTCGTGGTCGGGTTCGCCGCGCAGTTGGCCGTTGGCGACACCATCGCCCTGCGGGCGCTGGACGCTCGCCCCGTGGGCCCCGACGACGAACCCGGTCTGGTTGAAAACGTGACACGGCTAGCGCAATCAGTGAACCTTCCGGCACCGGCAGTCGCCATTGCAGACAGCGACGCGCCGAACGCATTCACTGTTGGCCGGAGTCCCGACAGCGCCACGCTGGTGCTCACGACCGGACTGCTCGACGCACTCGACGACGACGAGCGCGACGCCGTCATCGCCCACGAACTCGCTCACATCAAGAACCGCGACGCCACCGTGATGTCGCTTTCCTACGTGCTCCCGACGCTAACCTACAGCCTCGCAGCCAGCACCCTCGGGCTTCTTCAGGCCATCCCCGGTGCTTTCACCGGCTTCCGACACACCGATAGCGACAGCGCCCGGGGCCTCCTACTCGGCATCTTTATTTTGACAGTCAGTGCCTTACTGACGCTCGCTGTCTCAGCCGTGTTCTGGCTCGCCAGTTTCACGCTGTTTCGCGTGCTCTCGCGGTACCGCGAGTACGCCGCAGACCGCGGGGCCGTCGCTATCACCGGCGACCCTGCGGCGCTCGCCAGCGCGCTGGCGACCATCGATGACGAGATGGCGGCGGCCCCGGACCACGACCTCCGGGCGCAAGACGGTGGTCTCGACGCGCTCTATATCGCACCCATCGACGAGACACAGTTCAAAGACGCGCCTGATTTCGTTGCCAACGACGTGTTCCCCCAGACCCATCCGCCAACCGAGGCCCGCATCGAACGACTGGAGGCGATGACCACGGAGGGACCGACGTGA
- a CDS encoding CbiX/SirB N-terminal domain-containing protein → MDEALVIAAHGSHLNAESSTPTYDHADTIRATGAFSEVRESFWKEEPSFREALRTVGADEVYLVPLFISEGYFTEQVIPREFRLEDWDPELWDSDGTSATNATLAAEDTDQTVHYCGPVGTHDSMSDVIVQRAESVTGDPDVGDGFGLAVVGHGTERNENSAKAIQYHADRIRERDRFDEVQSLFMDEDPEVDDVADYFESDDIVVVPLFIADGFHTQEDIPEDMGLTDDYRTGYDVPTTVEGHDIWYAGAVGTEPLMADVVLERAADAGADVSSAIEQVREETGGGTTAAGD, encoded by the coding sequence ATGGACGAAGCGCTCGTTATCGCGGCCCACGGCTCTCACCTGAACGCCGAGTCGAGTACGCCCACCTACGACCACGCGGACACGATTCGGGCGACCGGCGCGTTTAGCGAGGTCCGTGAATCCTTTTGGAAGGAGGAACCGTCGTTCCGGGAGGCGCTGCGGACCGTCGGCGCCGACGAGGTGTATCTGGTTCCGCTGTTCATCTCGGAGGGCTACTTCACCGAGCAAGTCATCCCCCGAGAGTTCCGCCTGGAGGACTGGGACCCCGAGCTGTGGGACTCCGACGGGACGAGCGCGACCAACGCGACGCTGGCCGCCGAGGACACGGACCAGACGGTCCACTACTGCGGCCCGGTCGGGACACACGACTCGATGAGCGACGTCATCGTCCAGCGGGCCGAGTCCGTCACCGGTGACCCCGACGTCGGCGACGGGTTCGGACTCGCAGTCGTCGGCCACGGCACGGAGCGCAACGAGAACTCCGCGAAGGCCATCCAGTACCACGCTGACCGCATCCGCGAGCGGGACCGCTTTGATGAGGTGCAGTCGCTGTTCATGGACGAGGACCCCGAGGTCGATGATGTCGCGGACTACTTCGAGAGCGACGACATTGTCGTCGTGCCGCTGTTCATCGCCGACGGCTTCCACACCCAGGAGGATATCCCCGAGGACATGGGCCTGACCGACGACTACCGGACGGGCTACGACGTGCCGACCACCGTCGAGGGCCACGACATCTGGTACGCCGGCGCGGTCGGGACGGAGCCGCTAATGGCTGACGTGGTGCTCGAACGGGCCGCCGACGCGGGGGCCGATGTGAGCAGCGCCATCGAGCAGGTGCGTGAGGAGACTGGCGGGGGCACCACGGCCGCTGGGGACTAG
- a CDS encoding DUF7524 family protein, with protein MPDSLPVHLNRTDIHSLEVPNEFDATGSFDVRLVNHGEALHVHLHLDDSLSSVASLDATNHHVRAETDRLVRITVDGDGPVRGKLKVVTGYGAETRYIDIYIPEGGTENEPVIVDDELSKPQPKPAPESEPGLEDLSAGPILAAGGFTVLIAGLITLVLTESLLLTAVAVLAVTILLGLLSVAVRSS; from the coding sequence GTGCCTGACTCCCTGCCCGTGCACCTCAACCGGACGGACATCCACAGTCTGGAGGTTCCAAACGAGTTCGACGCGACAGGGAGTTTCGACGTACGACTAGTCAATCACGGCGAGGCCCTGCACGTCCATCTCCACCTCGACGACTCGCTTTCCTCCGTCGCATCGCTCGACGCCACGAACCACCACGTACGGGCCGAGACCGACCGACTGGTCAGGATAACTGTCGACGGTGACGGTCCGGTCCGCGGCAAGCTAAAGGTCGTGACGGGGTACGGCGCCGAGACCCGGTACATCGACATCTACATCCCGGAAGGCGGGACCGAGAACGAACCGGTCATCGTCGACGACGAGCTGTCGAAACCACAGCCGAAACCGGCCCCGGAATCGGAACCCGGTCTCGAAGACCTGTCCGCGGGACCGATACTGGCGGCTGGCGGTTTCACGGTCCTGATTGCGGGTCTCATCACGCTGGTACTCACCGAGAGCCTGCTGTTGACCGCTGTCGCAGTCCTCGCAGTCACAATCCTGTTGGGACTCCTGTCCGTCGCCGTTCGCTCGTCCTGA
- a CDS encoding methytransferase partner Trm112, whose translation MKEDLMEIICCPLDKHDLDLEVTERDDDEILAGELVCTECSETFPIEDGIPNLLPPDMRDEAPA comes from the coding sequence ATGAAAGAGGACTTGATGGAAATTATTTGCTGCCCTCTGGACAAGCACGACCTCGACCTCGAAGTGACAGAGCGCGATGACGACGAGATCCTGGCGGGCGAACTCGTCTGTACCGAGTGCAGCGAGACGTTCCCCATCGAGGACGGCATTCCGAACCTGCTCCCGCCGGATATGCGCGACGAGGCACCGGCCTGA
- a CDS encoding DR2241 family protein — MDDTHVEAFAEAASDGIAFDGIEAAVEGGRYAVETTAEAESTSIADLDGLAASYPEYISNWYFWHAKAPQAEPRWAYLRWLENAESTPIPDRYDQLREGLTTTWGELSITVTLDEDDERVYDLRHVDDTGTDADSLDAYDDPLDARTLAKHDDRDRYRPLKTAPTLQSGWVFPELGPTELVQAVDFFYPATISNWHREREGELDVSHWRDTVDRQTGIYGVVKTWDRGDGYEHVNWVAEACCDDSQCLKRREWQYDDETELDVDGGSGKFPCREPCSLVIAGARKWTKLEGEQSQTYEFELTPSEKEQLEAIIDAVADGEADDIREADIYEGANRYRARFLRAKLFDDEENLGGVETEQ, encoded by the coding sequence ATGGACGACACCCATGTCGAGGCGTTCGCCGAGGCAGCGTCGGACGGTATCGCGTTCGACGGTATCGAGGCAGCGGTCGAGGGTGGACGCTACGCCGTCGAGACGACAGCGGAAGCAGAGAGTACGAGTATCGCGGACCTCGATGGCCTGGCCGCGTCGTACCCCGAGTACATCTCGAACTGGTACTTCTGGCACGCAAAAGCGCCTCAGGCGGAGCCTCGCTGGGCGTATCTCCGGTGGCTCGAAAACGCTGAGTCGACGCCGATTCCGGACCGATACGACCAGTTACGAGAGGGGCTGACGACGACGTGGGGTGAGCTCTCGATTACCGTGACACTGGACGAGGACGACGAGCGGGTGTACGACCTCCGCCACGTAGACGACACGGGGACAGACGCCGATTCGCTGGACGCGTACGACGACCCACTGGACGCCCGTACCCTCGCCAAACACGACGACCGTGACCGCTACCGCCCGCTGAAAACAGCCCCCACTCTCCAGTCAGGCTGGGTGTTTCCCGAACTCGGACCGACGGAGCTAGTCCAGGCGGTGGACTTCTTCTATCCGGCCACGATTTCGAACTGGCACCGTGAGCGCGAGGGCGAGTTGGACGTGAGCCACTGGCGCGACACCGTCGACCGCCAGACCGGGATTTACGGCGTCGTCAAGACCTGGGACCGCGGCGACGGCTACGAACACGTCAACTGGGTCGCCGAGGCTTGCTGTGACGATTCCCAGTGTCTCAAGCGCCGGGAGTGGCAGTACGACGACGAAACGGAACTTGACGTCGACGGTGGGTCGGGGAAATTCCCCTGCCGTGAACCCTGTTCCCTCGTCATCGCTGGCGCACGCAAGTGGACGAAACTCGAAGGCGAGCAGTCCCAGACCTACGAGTTCGAACTCACGCCAAGCGAGAAAGAACAGTTGGAAGCCATCATTGATGCTGTCGCCGACGGCGAGGCAGACGACATCCGCGAGGCGGACATCTACGAGGGAGCCAACCGGTACCGCGCACGGTTCCTGCGGGCGAAGCTGTTCGACGACGAGGAGAACCTCGGCGGCGTCGAGACGGAACAGTAA